The following are from one region of the Carassius auratus strain Wakin chromosome 43, ASM336829v1, whole genome shotgun sequence genome:
- the myo7aa gene encoding myosin VIIAa isoform X1 has protein sequence MKGAKAQGWDEKTHKLSYRYLTLVQGDYVWLDLKTGGEFEVPIGAVVKLCDSGQIQVLDDEGTEHWISPQNATNIKPMHPTSIHGVEDMIRLGDLNEAGILRNLLIRYREHLIYTNCGGRTYTGSILVAVNPYQLLPIYTADQIRLYTNKKIGEMPPHIFAIADNCYFNMQRNNKDQCCIISGESGAGKTESTKLILQFLAAISGQHSWIEQQVLEANPILEAFGNAKTIRNDNSSRFGKYIDIHFNKRGAIEGAKIEQYLLEKSRVCRQARDERNYHIFYCMLKGMTPDQKKKLGLGKASDYTYLTIGNCTVCDGRDDQKEYSNIRSAMKVLMFTDKENWEICKLLAAILHKGNLKYEARTYDNLDACEVVRSSDLSTAAVLLEVDLKDLMNCLTSRTIITRGETVSTPLSIEQALDVRDAFVKGIYGRLFVWIVEKINAAIYKPPSLELKAVRRSIGLLDIFGFENFTVNSFEQLCINFANENLQQFFVRHVFKLEQEEYNLENINWQHIEFTDNQDALDMIAIKPMNIISLIDEESKFPKGTDTTMLNKLNSQHKLNTNYIPPKNTYETQFGIQHFAGVVHYETRGFLEKNRDTLHGDIIQLVHSSKNKFIKQIFQADVAMFLCGYVSGDSLGKPGSHHKGAETRKRSPTLSSQFKRSLELLMRTLSVCQPFFVRCIKPNEFKKPMLFDRELCVRQLRYSGMMETIRIRRAGYPIRYTFVEFVDRYRVLMPGVKPAYKQEDLRGTCERIAEAVLGRDDDWQMGKTKIFLKDHHDMLLEIERDKAITDKVILIQKVVRGFKDRSNFLKMKKSAMLIQKSWRGYYCRKNYGAMRGGFSRLQALYRSRKLYQTYHITRQRITLFQGRCRGHLVRRAFRHRLWAVITIQAYTRGMIARRLYKRLKGEYRRRLEAEKMRLAEEQKFRNQMSARKAKEEAEKKHQERLALLAREDAERERKEREEARRKKEMLDQMEKARHEPVNDSEMVDKMFGFLGTTNSFPGQEGQAPAGFEDLERTHRELEEEDLDEALPLPEDDVEDLSEYKFAKFSATYFQGTTTHTYVRRPLKQPLLFHEDEGDQLAALAVWITILRFMGDLPEPKYHTAISDGSEKIPVMTKIYETLGKKTYKRELQALQGEGENSHTESHKKSSVRHKLVSLTLKKKSKITEEVTKRLNDGEYTVHGNSMLEDRPTSNLEKLHFIIGNGILRPGLRDEIYCQICKQLTQNPSKSSHARGWILMSLCVGCFAPSEKFVKYLRNFISEGPPGYAPYCEERLRRTFVNGTRAQPPSWLELQATKSKKPIMLPVTFMDGTTKTLLTDSATTAMELCNALSDKISLQDRFGFSLYIALFDKVSSLGSGNDHVMDAVSQCEQYAKEQGAQERNAPWRLFFRKEIFTPWHDPTEDSVATNLIYQQIVRGVKFGEYRCDRKEDLVELASQQYYVDYGSEILVERLLSLIPSYIPDREISSAKTVERWAQFIMAAHKKGIYTQKRVDPQKVKEEVVEFARYKWPLLFSRFYEAFKFSGPSLPKNEVIVAVNWTGVYFVDEQEQVLLELSFPEITAVSSSSGGKHQAQSFTLATIKGDEYTFSSSNAEDIRDLVVTFLEGLRKRSKFVVALQDNPAGDDSTFLSFLKGDLILLDQDTGEQVMTSGWAHGINDRTKQKGDFPADCVYVLPTVVRPPSDVVALITMTPDQRQESIRISHVPVMETEERIKPYTLEEFSYDHFRPPPKHTLSRVMITKNRGKDKLWCCTREPIKQALLKKCVGHEELSQEACMAFIAIMKYMGDYPSKRTRSVNELTDQIFETALKAEPLKDEIYCQIIKQMTENHVKYSEEKGWELLWLCAGLFPPSNVLLPHVQRFLQSKKHHPLAPDCMQRLQKALRNGSRKYPPHLVEVEAIQHKTTQIFHKVYFPDDTDEAFEVESSTKAKDFCLNISGRLLLKSPDGFSLFVKISDKVISVPEGDFFFDFVRHLTDWIKKARPAKDGIVPSLTYQVFFMKKLWTSTVPGKDSFADSIFHYYQELPKYLRGYHKCSREEVFQLGAMIYRVKFEDDKSHFPSIPKMLKELIPQDLIRQLSPDDWKRSIVAYFNRHAGKSREEAKLMFLKIIFKWPTFGSAFFEVKQTTEPHFPEILLIAINKYGVSLIDPKNKDILTTYPFTKISNWSSGNTYFHITIGNLVQGSKLLCETSLGYKMDDLLTSYISQMLTTMSKQRNSRGHSK, from the exons ATGAAGGGAGCTAAAGCACAGGGATGGGATGAGAAAACACACAAACTGAGTTACAGATATCTCACATTAGTACAG GGCGACTATGTCTGGCTGGACCTGAAGACAGGAGGGGAGTTTGAGGTCCCGATCGGAGCCGTGGTCAAGCTCTGTGATTCGGGGCAGATCCAGGTCCTGGATGATGAAGGAACT GAACACTGGATCTCTCCTCAAAATGCCACCAACATCAAGCCGATGCACCCCACCTCCATCCACGGGGTGGAGGACATGATTCGACTGGGGGATCTGAACGAGGCGGGAATCCTCCGAAACCTTCTCATCCGCTACAGAGAGCATCTCATCTAT ACTAACTGTGGTGGTCGG ACGTACACTGGGTCTATCCTAGTGGCTGTGAACCCGTATCAGCTGCTGCCCATCTATACTGCAGACCAGATTCGCCTCTACACCAACAAGAAGATCGGAGAAATGCCTCCGCACATCTTCGCCATCGCAGACAACTGCTACTTCAACATGCAACGCAACAACAAAGACCAGTGCTGCATCATCAG TGGTGAGTCTGGAGCAGGAAAAACAGAAAGCACCAAGCTGATTCTGCAGTTTCTGGCTGCTATCAGCGGACAGCACTCCTGGATCGAGCAGCAGGTTCTGGAGGCCAATCCCATCTTAGAAG CCTTCGGGAACGCTAAAACCATCCGTAACGACAACTCCAGCCGCTTCGGGAAATACATCGACATCCACTTCAACAAAAGAGGAGCCATAGAGGGAGCAAAGATCGAGCAGTACCTTCTGGAGAAATCCAGAGTGTGTCGACAG GCCCGTGATGAAAGAAACTACcacattttttactgtatgttgAAAGGAATGACGCCTGACCAGAAGAAGAAGCTGGGCTTGGGTAAAGCCTCGGACTACACCTACCTTACCATT GGAAACTGCACTGTTTGTGACGGTCGAGATGATCAGAAGGAGTATTCAAACATCCGTTCAGCCATGAAGGTCCTCATGTTCACAGACAAGGAGAACTGGGAGATCTGTAAGCTGCTAGCTGCTATTCTGCACAAGGGCAACCTGAAGTATGAGG CTCGCACTTATGATAATTTGGACGCCTGTGAGGTCGTGCGAAGCTCAGATCTCTCCACTGCTGCTGTTTTATTAGAG GTGGACCTGAAGGACCTGATGAACTGCTTGACCAGCCGAACCATAATAACCCGTGGAGAGACGGTTTCCACTCCTCTGAGCATTGAACAGGCGCTGGACGTGCGAGACGCTTTCGTTAAG GGCATCTACGGACGCTTGTTTGTGTGGATCGTTGAGAAAATCAATGCAGCCATTTACAAGCCTCCGTCCCTGGAGCTCAAAGCAGTGCGGAGATCCATTGGCCTGCTCGACATTTTCGGCTTCGAGAACTTCactgttaacag CTTTGAGCAGCTGTGCATCAACTTTGCCAATGAAAACCTGCAGCAGTTCTTCGTCCGTCATGTTTTCAAGCTGGAGCAGGAAGAATATAACCTTGAGAACATAAACTGGCAGCACATTGAGTTCACAGACAACCAGGACGCTTTGGACATGATCGCCATAAAGCCCATGAACATCATCTCTCTCATCGACGAGGAGAGCAAGTTTCCCAAG GGAACAGACACCACCATGCTCAACAAACTCAACTCTCAACACAAACTCAACACCAACTACATTCCCCCTAAAAACACCTACGAAACACAGTTCGGGATCCAGCACTTTGCTGGAGTGGTCCACTATGAAACCAGAG gttttCTGGAGAAGAATCGAGACACACTGCACGGTGACATCATTCAGCTCGTGCACTCCTCCAAAAACAAGTTCATCAAGCAGATCTTTCAGGCGGACGTTGCAATG TTTCTGTGTGGTTATGTGTCTGGTGACAGTCTTGGCAAACCAGGTTCACACCATAAG GGGGCGGAGACCAGAAAGCGTTCCCCGACCCTGAGCAGTCAGTTCAAGCGCTCTCTGGAGCTCCTGATGCGCACACTGAGCGTCTGTCAGCCGTTCTTCGTCCGCTGCATCAAACCCAACGAGTTCAAGAAGCCCATG CTCTTCGATCGTGAGCTGTGTGTGCGGCAGCTGCGGTATTCTGGGATGATGGAAACCATCCGGATTCGCCGGGCCGGATACCCCATCCGTTACACTTTCGTCGAGTTTGTGGACAGATACCGTGTTTTGATGCCTGGAGTGAAACCTGCTTACAAACAA GAGGACCTGAGAGGAACCTGTGAGCGTATCGCTGAAGCCGTACTGGGTCGTGATGATGACTGGCAGATGGGAAAGACCAAGATATTCCTGAAG GACCATCATGACATGCTGCTGGAGATCGAGAGAGACAAGGCCATAACTGATAAGGTCATTCTCATTCAGAAGGTTGTCCGAGGATTCAAGGACAG ATCTAACTTCCTGAAGATGAAGAAATCAGCAATGTTGATCCAGAAATCATGGAGGGGTTATTACTGTCGGAAGAACTATGGAGCG ATGCGCGGTGGTTTCTCACGTCTGCAGGCCTTGTATCGCTCTCGTAAACTCTACCAGACGTACCACATCACACGACAGAGGATCACTCTGTTCCAGGGCCGCTGTAGAGGACACCTGGTGCGCCGGGCGTTTCGGCACCGCCTCTGGGCCGTCATCACCATCCAGGCGTACACCAGGGGCATGATCGCCCGCCGGCTCTACAAAAGACTTAAAGGAGAG TACCGGCGGCGTTTGGAGGCAGAGAAGATGCGACTAGCAGAAGAGCAGAAGTTCAGGAATCAGATGAGCGCCAGGAAGGCCAAAGAAGAAGCCGAAAAGAAGCATCAGGAACGACTGGCACTTCTGGCACGAGAGGATGCTGAGCGCGAGAGGAAGGAGCGAGAGGAGGCGCGGAGGAAAAAGGAAATGTTGGACCAGATGGAGAAAGCGCGACATGAGCCCGTCAACGACTCTGAGATGGTGGACAAGATGTTCGGCTTCTTGGGAACCACGAACTCGTTCCCTGGACAGGAAGGTCAAGCGCCGGCTGGGTTTGAG GACCTGGAGCGAACACACAGGGAGCTCGAGGAGGAAGACCTGGATGAAGCACTTCCTCTCCCAGAGGATGATGTGGAAGATTTGTCCGAGTACAAATTTGCCAAGTTTTCAGCCACGTATTTCCAGGGCACGACCACACACACTTATGTGCGCCGGCCGCTCAAACAGCCCTTACTGTTTCACGAAGACGAGGGAGATCAGCTG GCGGCTCTGGCCGTGTGGATCACCATTCTCCGCTTCATGGGTGACCTCCCAGAACCCAAATACCACACGGCCATCAGCGACGGCAGCGAGAAGATCCCTGTCATGACCAAGATCTACGAGACGCTCGGCAAGAAGACCTACAAGAGAGAGCTGCAGGCTCTGCAGGGAGAAGGAGAG AACTCACACACTGAAAGTCACAAGAAGAGCAGTGTGCGTCACAAGCTGGTGTCGCTCACCCTGAAGAAGAAGTCCAAGATCACAGAGGAG GTGACCAAGCGTCTGAATGATGGTGAATACACAGTTCATGGAAACAGCATGCTGGAGGACCGACCCACATCCAACCTGGAGAAACTGCACTTCATCATCGGCAACGGCATCCTTCGGCCAGGCCTGAG AGATGAGATCTACTGTCAGATCTGTAAGCAGCTGACCCAGAATCCCTCTAAAAGCAGTCACGCCCGCGGCTGGATCCTCATGTCTCTGTGTGTCGGCTGCTTCGCTCCCTCTGAGAAGTTTGTGAAG TATTTGAGGAACTTCATCAGTGAAGGACCTCCGGGTTACGCTCCCTACTGCGAGGAGAGACTGAGGAGAACGTTTGTAAACGGAACAAGAGCACAGCCGCCCTCCTGGCTAGAGCTTCAG GCCACGAAATCAAAGAAGCCGATAATGCTGCCTGTGACATTTATGGATGGAACCACAAAAACCCTGTTGACGGATTCAGCGACCACAGCCATGGAGCTCTGCAACGCACTGTCCGACAAGATCAGCCTCCAGGATCGATTCGGCTTCTCCCTGTACATCGCTTTGTTTGATAAG GTTTCGTCTCTGGGCAGCGGTAATGATCACGTGATGGACGCCGTGTCTCAGTGTGAGCAGTACGCTAAAGAGCAGGGCGCGCAGGAGCGCAACGCCCCCTGGAGGCTGTTCTTCAGGAAGGAGATATTCACGCCGTGGCACGACCCGACGGAGGACAGCGTCGCTACCAACCTCATCTACCAGCAGATCGTGCGCGGCGTCAAGTTCGGCGAATACCGCTGCGATCGG AAGGAGGATCTGGTGGAGCTGGCGTCGCAGCAGTATTACGTGGACTACGGCTCTGAGATCCTTGTGGAGCGCCTGTTGAGTCTTATTCCATCCTACATCCCCGACAGAGAGATCAGCTCGGCCAAAACCGTGGAGAGATGGGCTCAGTTCATCATGGCTGCGCACAAAAAG GGCATCTACACCCAGAAGAGGGTCGACCCTCAGAAAGTGAAGGAGGAAGTGGTGGAATTCGCTCGTTATAAGTGGCCTTTGTTATTCTCAAGATTCTATGAGGCCTTTAAATTTTCAG GTCCTAGTCTACCCAAGAACGAAGTGATCGTGGCTGTAAACTGGACTGGCGTTTACTTCGTGGATGAGCAGGAGCAGGTTCTTCTGGAGCTTTCTTTCCCAGAGATCACTGCAGTGTCCAGCAGCAG TGGAGGGAAGCATCAGGCCCAGAGCTTCACATTGGCCACCATCAAAGGAGACGAGTACACGTTCAGCTCCAGTAACGCAGAGGACATTCGGGACCTGGTGGTCACCTTCCTAGAGGGGCTCAGGAAGAGATCCAAGTTTGTTGTGGCCTTACAGGACAACCCAG CCGGCGATGATTCGACGTTCCTCAGCTTCCTGAAAGGTGACCTCATTCTGTTGGACCAGGACACGGGCGAGCAGGTCATGACGTCCGGCTGGGCTCACGGGATCAACGACAGAACCAAGCAGAAAGGAGATTTCCCTGCCGACTGTGTTTATGTGCTGCCTACAGTCGTCAGACCTCCATCTGATGTCGTG GCTTTGATTACGATGACACCAGACCAACGGCAGGAGTCGATCCGGATTTCCCATGTTCCTGTGATGGAGACGGAGGAGAGGATAAAGCCGTACACGCTGGAGGAATTCTCCTATGACCACTTCAG GCCTCCTCCCAAACACACGCTCAGTAGAGTGATGATCACCAAGAACCGTGGGAAGGACAAACTGTGGTGCTGCACACGAGAACCCATCAAACAGGCGCTGCTGAAGAAGTGTGTGGGCCACGAGGAGCTTTCCCAGGAGGCCTGCATGGCCTTCATTG CTATAATGAAGTATATGGGCGATTATCCGTCCAAGCGCACGCGGTCTGTGAACGAGCTCACAGATCAGATCTTCGAGACTGCGCTGAAGGCAGAGCCTCTAAAAGATGAGATCTACTgccagatcatcaaacaaatgaCTGAAAACCATGTCAA gtacAGTGAGGAGAAGGGCTGGGAGTTGCTCTGGTTGTGTGCCGGTCTCTTTCCTCCCAGTAACGTCCTCTTGCCGCACGTTCAGAGGTTTCTACAGTCGAAGAAACACCATCCGCTGGCTCCTGACTGCATGCAGAGACTGCAGAAAGCTTTACG GAACGGTTCCCGCAAGTATCCGCCGCACCTTGTGGAGGTGGAGGCTATTCAGCACAAGACCACACAGATCTTTCACAAAGTCTACTTCCCCGACGACACTGATGAG gcgtTTGAGGTGGAGTCCAGCACGAAGGCCAAAGACTTCTGTCTGAACATCTCCGGCAGACTGCTGCTCAAATCACCCGACGGCTTCAGTCTGTTCGTCAAGATCTCTGATAAG gTGATAAGTGTTCCTGAAGGTGATTTCTTCTTCGACTTTGTTCGCCATTTGACAGACTGGATCAAGAAAGCCAGACCCGCTAAAGATG GTATCGTGCCTTCATTGACCTACCAGGTGTTTTTCATGAAGAAGTTGTGGACGAGCACTGTTCCTGGCAAAGACTCCTTCGCAGACTCCATCTTCCATTATTATCAG GAACTTCCCAAGTATCTGCGCGGATATCACAAATGCTCCAGAGAAGAGGTTTTCCAGCTCGGTGCTATGATCTACCGAGTCAAATTCGAGGATGACAAATCCCACTTTCCCAGCATTCCCAAGATGCTGAAGGAGCTGATTCCTCAGGACCTGATTCGGCAGCTCTCGCCCGACGACTGGAAAAGG TCGATTGTGGCGTACTTCAACCGGCATGCTGGGAAATCAAGGGAGGAAGCCAAGCTGATGTTTCTGAAGATCATCTTTAAATGGCCCACGTTTGGCTCGGCCTTTTTTGAAGTGAAG CAAACCACAGAGCCACACTTCCCTGAGATCCTGTTGATAGCCATCAATAAATATGGAGTCAGTCTGATCGACCCCAAGAACAAG GATATTTTAACCACGTACCCCTTCACTAAGATCTCCAACTGGAGCAGCGGGAACACGTACTTCCACATAACTATCGGCAACCTGGTTCAGGGCAGCAAGCTTCTGTGCGAGACGTCACTG GGCTACAAGATGGACGACCTGTTGACGTCCTACATCAGTCAGATGCTGACCACTATGAGCAAGCAGCGCAATTCACGCGGCCACAGCAAGTGA